Below is a genomic region from Brassica rapa cultivar Chiifu-401-42 chromosome A08, CAAS_Brap_v3.01, whole genome shotgun sequence.
AACATGATAAGATatttttggaaaagaaaaaatcatACCCTCTGATACACTCGAAAAGGCCATAAAATTATGTTGAACCCCAAATCTTGAATTTAATCAAGTTTTTATGATATCAGGGAACTAGCTTTTGTGTTTGTAGAAATATGGGAGCCAGATTTCTTTATATATGTCATATATTTAGTCTTGCAGTGAAAACgaaacttcatattttttttttttggtaaatatgttaagacttcatattttttttgatattacAAAAATGGTCAAATACATagatattttaaagaaaaagcaTTTAACATTTTTCCAGTTTTATTTGTGATATTATGGACATTTTGGTCCACCGTCCTTGGTTTTCAAGTTATTATAACAAGGACATTCTTCTTTATGTCCATAAGTTCCCGATGGCACACACAAACACTTATTACAACAATAGTTACAAAAGAATAGGCATTGCTTCTGGTGAGATGTTGCTGAGCATCGGAAATCGCATGCTTTCGGACATTCTTTACACAAATACAAACAACATTAAATAAATCACTGTTTAGTCCATTCATCaattctgtaaaaaaaaagataacactTTTTAAAACAAGATTACCATCTGGTGTAAGTGAACCTGGTCCTCCTTTCTGAAATGTTTTAAATGCACACGTTAgtttgttgatgacaaaaatgAATACAATAAATTTACAAATCCATATAATTATGATTTATAAAGATATACCATATGTATAGCCGGGGCTTCAGATGTACTCTCTATTTCATCGGCCTGTAGAAAAAATAAACAGAAATATAAAACCAGATTTTACTGAAATTATAAACcaaaagaagatgaaaaaatatttgattattaCATTGGAAAACTGAGTAGCGAACAACAAACTGAATACAGTAAGGACAACAATGAGTTTcatcattcttttttttctttcttctactATTGTTATTAAACTTTTATGTATTTCACCGGTCGATGATTATCTATTTATAACCAGAAACATTGGTTTACTATAGAAGGTTTTTAATAAGTAATGGAATTGCTAAATAGGTCAAAACATATATTATCATTCCAAATTTGCTAAATACATAATGGTCAAAACATATATTACCATTCCCAAATTGTTAAATACATAATGGTCAAAACATATATTATCATTCCCAAATTGCTAAATACATAATGGTCAAAACATATATTATCATTCCCAAATTGCTAAATACATAATGGTCAAACACATATATTATCATTCCAAGATATATTTTCTTTGCTAATATATTCCTTATTTAATGATTTCTATAAAAATCAACAACAAAAATTACTTACATTAAGTTTGGTTTCACCTTTTGGTAAAAAATTAAGTACCGATATCAATATCACAAAGACACAAATTACTGTTTCCTGCTACGTGTCATAAccagtatttgtttttttttttactatatgtTTTTAGCCTTTTCGTATTAACATGTTATTCAGTTTTTGACATTTTTATCTCGTTCAGTGTGTTTAGCTTCTAAGTTTTATAAGTTGAGtttgtgtatatatttttgtggGTTACtgtttttattcattttcattCCTTTGATTTTGTTTATATTCATTCATTTTCTACTTATTCTTATTCCTATTTTAATGGTCACCAGTTAGAgcgtttataaattatataattatacattAGATATCAACGAATTTAATCAGTCtaattaaaattatgtaattaaactgatgattcgtcctaaaatcatggagaacatgacaaataagcaaatttatttctcaaataatagtatagatagatgtTTGATTTCTGTTTTTCTCTTCCTAAAAATGTAATGTTTGTAAGAAATtgtatattttaacaaaaaaaatcaagttaaTAACTTAAACTTGTATTTAAAATGTAACATAGTCGTGAAAGAATCAATCAATTTTCacaaataaatagaaattttttaaatatatattatggcATTATGAATTTagctgaaaattttattttatgagagCATGAATGATATATACAATGATCTTGTCGAAGATATATACAATGATATATATACAATGATATATACAATGATATATATACAATGAGCTGGATCAGTATTTGAAAGAGAATGTGGAGAATCCAAAGTTAATGGCAGGTAGTATGATGTTCTTTTTTGGTGGAGATTGAATAGTGCAAAATATCCGGTTCTTTCTCTTGTACCTAGAGATATACTTGCTATACAAGCAGGGGCGAAGCAAGACTTTATTTTGACTGGGTACAaaacaaataacatatattaaaagtttGATAAAAATAGTGAAAAAGTAGAGCAGAAGGGAGATTGACCTCAGGTTGATAAAAAAACTATGGGTGCATCACGCCCAACTTAGCTACGTTAAACTTATATGTCCTACGTAAAACACTaaacatgtaaaatatattGGGTGCACGTGCACCCATTGTCTCTAACCTAGCTTCGCCCCTGTATGCAAGTGTCTTCAATTGCATCTGAATCAGCCTTCAGTACAAGTGGTCGAGTTTTAGATGCAAGTAGAAGTTGTTTGACCCATTACATGATTGAAGTGCTTATGTGCACTGAGCAATGTGAGATTAAAATCAATGGTAAAGGTGTCATAAAAAAGAACAGCTTCTTAAGGAGAGAGAGGAGGAATATGATATTATGAGAGGTATTCTTAACTCTTTAAGCTTATGTCTTGTgtttttactttaatttttttagttcaCTGCTATGCTAAGTTTCACTCATGTCATATGTATTTTAGAATTGGAACCTGCATTTAGAAGTCTCTGATCCGAACATATGAGGTTCTGCAGCAGAAGGTTTAAAGGTTAGTGTCACTGCTAAAATTCTCGTCTCTTTTGACTTGTTGAGTGTCTTATAAGTTgcgcaaaaaaaaagagttatgaATTATGATCGACTTGTTCAGTGTCTTACTGACTTGGTGTAACTGTGTTATTAGGCATGGAAGTGTGGAACAAAGGAACTTGTTGAAGCGTCGACTAAGACTTGATGGAGTTGTAATTTTTCgttctcttattttgttttattttgggaTTGGAGTTGCATCAGGATTTATGGTATTTAGTACTTCTGAATTTGAATTGCTTGCAAAAATATATGAGTTTGTTATGGTTAAACGTATTatgttggtttttggtttttaatacTTTTGAGCATCTAATACTATAAAAAAGAGATTCACTATATTCTTAAGAGGCCACGTCATCAAATACTCTCTTCTGACGACGTGACACGTGTTCATTAAAGCAAAACGCTGCACTTCATTTAACTCATTCAGCATTATATGTGGGTTGTCGTATGATTGGGCTTCGTATTGTCCTCCGCGTTCTAAGCCCACCTGCGTCAAACCCTAATAAGCTTAAACGGTGTCATTTTGCAATTTAGTTTTTCTTCTCTGCCGTTATCTCCGACGCGACCTTCTACTCTTCTAGCCATTGCAGTTCTTCGTGTCTTCATCTCACCGGCGACAAATATCTTCAGGCATTACGGAATCAGTCAGCATTACGGAATCAGTCAGGATCCAAACGTCGTCTTTAATGGAAGCATTAAACTAGCTGTTAACTCCTCCCACGATTTATTATTGAACACATCCCCTTTTACTCCCTTGCTCTGAATCTTCTACTATAAAAGGTATGTTCTACACCCTTAAATTCACCAGTTCATCTTCTCACTCAAAATCTTTCCAGAAAATCCAGAGACCATCAATGGCTGACTCCATTGTTTCACCTAAGCACAAATAGATAAAGGTATAGTATTTAGGTATATTAGTCGATTGTTTTTATGTGATTTGCTTGGTACGTGGTTGAGTCTAAATGTGATCATGTTTAATTCGGTAGTATGAGTGCATCCATGTTTAGTTCTTATGTATATTAGTCTATAGTGATTCACTTGGTCTGTGGTTGAGCTAAACATGATCATGTTTGATGCAATACGATGATTTACTTGGCACGAGGTTGAACCTAATGTTAATGTGTTTGATTCAGTATGCTGAGTGCATCAAGGACTGTGATAAGGCTTTTGAAAGGGATAGAAAGCATAGGCCTGGAACGGAACAGCTCTGCGGAAGATGGAAAAAGTCTCGACAGGTAACCGCCAAGAACGGCTGGTTTTGTTGGCTCTGCTGCTGCTCCGACACACCCTCTCCTCTGACGTGCCTGTGTTCTCTTCAGAGCTGCGACCAAAGCGTTGGAGAACGAGGGTTGATTCTGAAACAGAGGGTTTGCATTGGTGGGAAGCCTGTTGAGGGAAGTGTTGAAACAGAGCTTGAAAGCTCGGCAATGGAGAGAAGGGTTTGCTATTTGGCGACCAAGGGAAGTGAGAGGATGATATTTGAGACATGTCCTTCAAAAAACATTTGATCTTGTGGAAGTTAAAAGCGTCGAAGCGACGTGAAGAGGAGTGACCTGAGAATGGCCTCTTCTTCTTGCTAAGGTTAGATATTTCTTCTAAACTGAAGCAGCTTCTGGTGTTAGCGTCTGGTGCACGGTATAAATCCATGTACGCATCACTTTAAACCGTTAAAGTTTAACGGTTAAACCCATCTGCAAGGTTTATCTCTGTACCCAGTACAAAAAAGGTTGAGACTTTGAAGTTTCTTTAAGCTTAAAGGAAGAAATAGTAGTGGAGGAAGCAAACTTAAGTGTTATGAAGCTATGGTTTAGTATGAGAGAGGTATCGAATAGATGAGGGGGAGCAAGTTATGGCTATATTGTTGGTTGGTTTCTGatgttttttcttcaaatttttagtaattaaagATCTTAAAGAGCTCATATAAACATGCGGAATGTGAATACTTTTGTAATACTATACACTTGGTCAATCGTTCAAATTGTTTTATTTGGAAGATGTTGTAAAGAACTTCACTTGAAGGAGATGTTAGTTCTTCTGAACTTCACTTGAAAATTTTATAAGGAAACCAAATAGGAGAATACAATAACATTGTTGTCTTTTCACATTTTATCAGGTCAaccataattaataaaaaaaagatttaaccCTTTTCCCATTTTAATTATTGAAGCTAAgttaagaaaaactaataaGATACTGAGAAAAAGACAACAATAATTTACACATtatcaaaacaaatgaaaaaaataaaatataaaacagtataagaacaaaaatgaaaaataatttcattatatAAACAAGAGATTAAATGTATTTAAAGTTGTTACTTCATGAAttctaaatactaaaattatgtaactaatttttaaagttatgtaattttttaactTACTGAAAAGTGGAAtaacaaagaaaattaattaaaagaagaTCTAGTATGGTTAAAGTTATATATAGATAAATGTTTAAACAAATACAAAGAAAATATGGTTgaactttttttgaaaaatgtggTTTAACTTCAAGTTTTTGTTGTACATttgtaaagaaaaacaaaatttattccAATTAAGAGAAATATTAGCTGTAAACAtatctttttgttttacatCAAATAAATGCTCTAAGCTATTGTTTCTAGTTTTATTAGATATGCACGGTTCTCGGTTTAGGTACAAATCGTTACTCGTTTTACCAGTCCTTCATCTACATATTCTTATCTTCCCAGTCATAGTGACAATCTCTATTAAATATACGATCAATTTCTCTCCTGACCTCTTCTTGCGTTGTCATAGGATCCTCCAGTATCTCGTCTTACTCTCTGCAATGGGCTACGGCTCACGCGGTTAGTTCTATCCCCTCCTGTAGGAAGCATAAGTACTATGTCatcatatctttaaaaaaaagaacacatAACATTTGTAAATGACACTGACTTACGGGTTCTAGGCCTGTCCCTCAAAGGTGACAGGCGGAAATACAGTTGCCTATTTTCCTCTTGCTCGGAAGATTTTGCTAGCATCATAGTAACAACCCATCATGGCGGCATGACCGTCATCATTGATTTTGGGAGGCCAAGATTTTACTGAATGTTGTCTAGATTCAGATGCTCACTGTCCTAATCATATCATTCGGAGCAGATCTCATGTTGCTTCCCTTTCAGCAATTACCCTCTGGATAGAAACGTTGACACTCGGGATCTTGTCGCCAAAATATGAATCTGACTTCCCAACGTATTTATTTCCATTCCACTATGTTGAATATCTACTTCCTTGAAATCCCATATCAAGACACATTTTCTACCCGAACCACTCATTCTCACTCACTTGTAGTTAGGCCGGAACTATAAttgaatatctaaaaatatattctgCAGAGATATTtgtaggaaaaaaaaagattaaatacGCTACAATTCAAGTAAGAAAAATCTTATTATCGAAAGATAATTACGCACGACTAAACTTAGCTAGAATGAAACTAAAGCATAAGAGTTGGAATTGGAAGAAGTACTACATTACAGAGACCAATATTGAATCAGGAGGGTTTACCATTTCTTTTGGAGAGTTCGGGAACAAAGTTACAAATCGGAATGATGATAACTTCGAGATGATAGGAAACAAAGATGGAGAAGGTGACAATGAGGTCATCGTAGAAGACCAAGTTCCTAATAAATTGGAGCATCCTCAAGTTTGGCAAACCAATTATCAGGACATAGAGTAGAAGAATGAAACTTACGTGAATTCATAAGCCTTGTTCGTATTCAGGGAACCAAGCTCCACTTTAGGGAAAGTAGCTGTCTCTTAAACCTGCGGGACTGGAAGGATTGTCCAATGGGTACAACAACTTTCTTTGCATATCCTCCTAAGAGCACATATCTGAGACAAATAGAGCAGTGTCAGAAAGTTTAAGAATTTAATCTAAGCCTACGTAGAGGATTTGAAGGCAATCCAACATAAACAGGACAAAGCTTAATCAACAGTTAAACAGATGAAAACAAATTGCAAGCAAAAACTTCTCCAATACTAACTCAATAAGAACATGAAATGAGCACCGAGCAGCATATTCACACCAATCCTTTAATCAATCCCACATATATCAAAGGAACTGAACACAGACTGAGTATTATAATTTCTAACCACAATCTTGTAAATTCAGTAATCTATACCTGGTTTCCGACTTTCCGGCGAGTGACAGACATGACGATGGATTCAATGGTTCCAAAGCACTGGAGACCAATGGCAAGGGATAAAGCCAGGTGGTGGAGAGTAGCAGCGCCTCTCAGAGAAGTTCCTTGAACTATAATAAGAACCTCATATTCATAAACTTTTGGGTCTTCCACTTCTCGGAGTTTCAGAGCCTCTGACGTTCCTGGACCGAGAGCATGATCGCCTTCATTCTCTGTCAATGAAAACTAAAGCAAGGGTTTTGAAATCACTTTAGAAAGTTGCATGAATATTAAAATAGCTAAAGAAAATTAGATTCACGGTTTTGTTTGCTAGCTAAAAGCAGAAGGATATATAAGGTATAAAAATGAAGGAATAGAGAGAGTTTCGCGACGTTTGATTGTTGCAGTAAAGAATGAGGTTTTatgactgattttttttttttttgaaacacaactttTTAATTAACTTCAACTTGCTTGATTACAAATAATAGAGGGAATTGTCCATCCTCTTTGATTGAAAACATAAACTACAACAGCATAAGATAAAAAGGATAGGTCttcaaaagaagaagatgacagCGAACTCAAGACGGTGCTTGAATGCGTCAGTGTAGCTTTCACGACATGGTCGGGCAGCAGAGAAATAGTCACCTTAAATTGTGACGTTGACATCCAATCCGCACCTCGGAAACTCGTCGAAACGAATCCCGCTGCATCTTCAGGCCCCGAACGGACCGCTCCACAAGATAGCAAGACAGTTATAGATATGGACAAACACCTCCACAAGATTGGAGGGAAAGCACTCCTTAAAAAGGAAGCAGATGATGAAAATGATGGTCCCAGTGAACCCACCGGTAAATGGAAAGAGAGGCTACTCTTCGAACAAGAGAGATGAAACTTTGTGTGTAAATATGTCTCTGTAAAAACGCTAGTGAACCCACCAAACATTTTTAGAAGATTAGTCAAGGAGACCAATCCACCCCACATCAACGTAGGCTGTGAAACTGCTAGGAAGAGATGGGAGCCTTGGAGCTTTATTGGGCTTGTCAAGCCCACTGCAAAATGAAAGTAGCCCATCTCATGAACAAAATGACTCAGCCTTCCTCGGTCAAAGAATCCGATGAACTGCGAGGAATCACGGCGGAGCAAAGAAGCGGCGATGTTTAACTGATATGGCTGAGATGATGACAATGGAGCGGTGAGCGGAGTAGGAAGGCCAGCGACAGTGGTGATGGAGGAGACATAAGGTGAGCACAACCGAGACAAACGACAAAATTCCAGATCTAAAACACGAGTTAATTGTGGAGCCCCACGGACACCGGGTTTACAGACGTTGGAAGACGAAGCTTGAAGTTGGACTTGTGGTGGTATGGAAGGCGAATGTCGGAGGGGGCTTTCTAGCCGAGGAGACACCGTAGGGAGGAGAGGAAGATTGAGCCTCACAGATCTGATTCCTGACGGACCCGGACCAACAGAGCTATGGCGTTGATGGCGTTGAGTAGAGGAGGCGAGTGAAAACTGTAGCCGGGAGCCCCCGGAAAAATACGAAATGGAGGATAACTTCGACCAAGAAAGGGTCATACGAACGGTGAACAGAGCACGGGATCTTGAGCTTGAGCAGATACGAAAAGAAAGAGGACGACGCGGAGGTTGAAGCGCCCAACGCCGGCGAGCCATGGCTTTACCGGCGTCGGAGTGAAACGGTTGAGGCGGCGCCTCGATTATCGGGACAGAGAGAAAAGTATTAGGGCGAACTCACCCCCATCCTATGAATGTTTGATTCTTTGAGGTTTTATGACTGATTATTAATGGGGTTTATGACATTAGGAAGGAAAACCGAAGAGATGATAACAGTACGGTGGGATTTTTTGTCCTTACTCTAAGATAGTTGTTTTGACGTAGCAAAATAACTCTTTTTCAttagttgatttttttaatcttatgTGGATAGATTGAGAGTTGATTATTTAGAACTTTTAGTATTGTAAGATATCTTCCTGTAAAGTCATCTCACATTCATCCCAAAGCACTAAAAACCCATCAAATATTCATACAAACACGTCTGTTAATTCTTAACAAAATGTCATTCCGTAAAGTCATCTCATATTCTTCTGAAAGCATTAAAAACCCATCAAATATTAAACATCAGTTCTCAAAGTTCTGGTATATGTTTCCAACCCTACTTAGGCAAATCCAAACCTCagaaaacaaacaacaaaacatacaaaaatacaCATGTAATTCATATTTCGTGTCTAACACGGACCGACCATAGTGTTTAATATAGAATTGCAGGTTCAAAATTCGGGTAACAAGTAATTTTATCCAAACTACTACAAGTCTACAAACTGACCCAAAAACAatagaaccgaaccgaaaaataaccaaaaaactTGGAACCGAACCGGAACTGCTGGTATGCGAAATTTACAGATTTTTACCAGGTTTTCAAATTTCAGATCCGAACTGATCCGGATCCAGTAGGAACCAACCCGAACCCGAGGACCCAAATATCCAGGTCTAATGCAAACAtgaaagtggtactatgaatatgatatttttaacaATTTCCTTAATAGTTTTGTACGCAAGATATCAACTAATGTGAAATAatttatgtgtgtttttaaaatgaatacCTGAAAATAACTAAATCTAACAAATTTATTGATAGtatgattaaaataacaaaagaaatatttaacataattatttatttacttttcatatatatgaattatataatggtttaaattttaaaatagtataaaaccAATATTAAGTTAaacaataattataatttatgcATTTTGTAAATTATCCATGAGAGCAGACGAGTCATCTagcatacatatatattatcatttttttgcaaattaattatgtaattaatatatttactttaataGTATCTGATAGATGAAAATGGCAATTGGAAAATCATAAGTGTATAGGAAGATAAAGACATGGAAGGCTATGAAGCATGTCTAGCCAAGTTCCCATACGAAACTGAAATACAACGCAAAAGGAACGAGGTCGTATTCAAGGATCCGGACACAATtcataagaagaaaaagaagctcCAGCATTACATAACATGACTTGGTTTACTCTGTAATTCGTGTGCATAAGCCATAAACATTTACGGCTTTGATATCTGCAGATCATCACCAACTAACACGTATCACAGTGACAACAGCATTTCATGTTTAAGGTAATTTAGTTGTCTCTGTGGACTCATAAGCAGCATCGGCTGAAGAAGTATCTATGTCGTTGAGACCCAACTCCTCGTTCTGTTCCCATGATCTTTCGTACTCCTCATCTGCAGCACAAATACAACAGCAACTTGTGTCAAGCAATGGATCAAGACAGATACTGAATATCTTTCTTGATCTTTTTATGATCCAACTTGAGTGTAGTCGAGGAAAACAGAGGAACTTACATGTGAGCTGGTGATCATCTTTGATATCATCTGTTACAGGTGAAATGAAGGAATTCGCTAACTCATCATCAAGAATCAAAGTCCATGGCTCTTCTAAGCTTAGGAGCTGCAAGAACACATAAGGTtagagaataaaataaatagctTCATAAAATATCTTATTGCTTTGCTTTTTCTTGAACAGCAAGAACAAGAGTAAGGATaatactaaacaaaaaaaagaaaaatcaataaGAGTTGCTACCTTGGTTAGTCTGGATCCAAATTCTCTCCACTTGTTCTTCTTACTCTCGTCCAAACTGTCACCAAAAGTGAACCCGTGGACTCTCGCTAAGCCTGAGATCAGTACAGATAAGACGAGTTCAGACTCAACAAGGATAATTAACGTCAAGATGTTGAAAGGTCATACTTACTTTCTTTGATCTGTGTGACTAGCCCTTCGACTGTTGTCACCATTCCACCAAGTGTACCACCAGCTAGCTCCAAATCAAGTTCTGGGATTTTCACTCCTGCAGTATCAGACTAATAATACACACAAAAATCCACCGTTAGATGTCGCAATGAGATGTGTTATATAGCCATAATAAAAGCCCAAAAAGATCAAACAAGCCTATTCTACATACATTCTCGTAAGTTTGGCCGCCTGACCTGACAACTTACAtaaccacttttttttttctcagggCATTAGAATATAACATAGATTTAGAAGGGAAATTATGAAAGCTATACAAAACTTAAAACTTCATATAATAGCCGGAACGTGACATCCTCAGCTACTTTAAAATGCACAGAACGAGAAATCTATCCTTGTCCACCGTTTATCCAAAGAGAATGTGAAAAACTAACCTTGATAACGTCTCTGCTAAGGTCAGCGATGTTCCTCACGGAGAGGATAATTTTCTTTCCCATTTTAGGAATTGCACCACCAGGCTTCAACTGCTCACAataaaaccagaaaaaaaaaaagaagttaaataACCTAAAGACCACCAGGCACATCTTACATCATTATGAAGATCAAGGCCAATGGAACCAGACCTCAGAGTTGCGATAGCCACAATCATCACATGTAGATGCCATGACAATAACCTCCTGGAAGTACGGGATTTCTATTCAATGTCAAGTGCTAATTAAACAAACATGTAAGAGTCCACCAGCAAacacaacaatatatatattgcataaaACCAAGGGGAATTGAAAAGGATACTAGTCACAAACATGCGTGTCTCGCACAGCTTCATACATGCTCCGCAAGTTGAAGGGAAAGTCATCACCTGAACAACAGTAATgtgatatgaaatatatatatatatatatatattatcaccgAACTATTTTCTCAAGTGATCAGAAGTTACCTCTTCAGGTGCAGTGTATCTGAACAAATTATCAGAAATATCAGTGCTGTTACTTTGAGCAATCGCCCGATGACCAGCTGCTGCTCCGATTGCTCCATGGGGTATAGCAGCAGTAGAAGGAGGGTGGTCTCTCTCTGGCTGTCCAGTCTGAGATGAGTTAGAAAGATATCCAAGAGCTGCTTGTTGCTCGGGTGTTCGCTCATAGAATTTGATGTGTAAACAAGGATCTGGCGATGGGGCATGCCTGTCATAAGTTGTAAGCTTGTCagaagagaaaaaataaaacgaaatataagtaaaaataatatcCTTACGGGTTCTCAATGAAACTGTTTCCAGCAGGATCATCCAAAATGAAGGTGAAGGATGAGTCTGCTTTAGCACAAGCTCTCAGTTTAGATAAGAATTGGTCTATTGCTTCAGCAGTTTTAGGATCTACTGTCTGTGTCAAAGCAAAATACAACAACGTTTTAAGGTTCctgtaaaacaataaaaaaaatgggAATATGAGAAACATACCCTGCGTTCTTCTTGAAGGGCACTTAGTTCATCAGCAGCCCTCGCTAATATCCCTTCTACCTGGAGGAGGGGCAGTTATTGACAAAGGAACTGGGAAATAAATAAAGATGGTTAATAAGGACTTACCGTTGACAAACTTCCACGTTGGGCCTCTGGTGGTATCTCAAAATCCAGTTCAGGAATCTGAAAGCAAGGTATTCATTCATGCGAACTACTGTCAGTTTCCTGCTTCAAAtcagttctttttttaaaaaatattatgagaAGCAAACTGACCTTAATAGTGGCTGATTCAGATTTCACAACTTGCCGGTCAAACATCTGTAATCAGAAAGAAACAACAAGGCAAAGCTCTTGCTTAggaaactaaaaattaaaaagaacaaattCCATCACCAACCTTGTCATCCCCAGCTGAAACCTCTAGACGGTAAGAGCATCCTCGGGGTTGAATCTCACCAGCAAACTGAACTTCATTATTCCTATTAAATAGAtcagaaacaaaaaattaaaggaTTTATTAAAAGAGAATACTGAACAAGCATTTCAATATCAATTTCACCTTTCTCCACAGTGAGGACATTCAAATGCAGATAATAAGACCTGTAAGGTTAATAGCA
It encodes:
- the LOC103833760 gene encoding gibberellin-regulated protein 12, which produces MMKLIVVLTVFSLLFATQFSNADEIESTSEAPAIHMKGGPGSLTPDECPKACDFRCSATSHQKQCLFFCNYCCNKCLCVPSGTYGHKEECPCYNNLKTKDGGPKCP
- the LOC103833763 gene encoding zinc finger protein ZPR1 isoform X2 — translated: MSETGNDEQMDVGSVVEAVSADHSFGAPLYVVESMCMRCGENGTTRFLLTLIPHFRKVLLSAFECPHCGERNNEVQFAGEIQPRGCSYRLEVSAGDDKMFDRQVVKSESATIKIPELDFEIPPEAQRGSLSTVEGILARAADELSALQEERRTVDPKTAEAIDQFLSKLRACAKADSSFTFILDDPAGNSFIENPHAPSPDPCLHIKFYERTPEQQAALGYLSNSSQTGQPERDHPPSTAAIPHGAIGAAAGHRAIAQSNSTDISDNLFRYTAPEEVMTFPSTCGACMKLCETRMFVTKIPYFQEVIVMASTCDDCGYRNSELKPGGAIPKMGKKIILSVRNIADLSRDVIKSDTAGVKIPELDLELAGGTLGGMVTTVEGLVTQIKESLARVHGFTFGDSLDESKKNKWREFGSRLTKLLSLEEPWTLILDDELANSFISPVTDDIKDDHQLTYEEYERSWEQNEELGLNDIDTSSADAAYESTETTKLP
- the LOC103833763 gene encoding zinc finger protein ZPR1 isoform X1; protein product: MGLFGETSKMSETGNDEQMDVGSVVEAVSADHSFGAPLYVVESMCMRCGENGTTRFLLTLIPHFRKVLLSAFECPHCGERNNEVQFAGEIQPRGCSYRLEVSAGDDKMFDRQVVKSESATIKIPELDFEIPPEAQRGSLSTVEGILARAADELSALQEERRTVDPKTAEAIDQFLSKLRACAKADSSFTFILDDPAGNSFIENPHAPSPDPCLHIKFYERTPEQQAALGYLSNSSQTGQPERDHPPSTAAIPHGAIGAAAGHRAIAQSNSTDISDNLFRYTAPEEVMTFPSTCGACMKLCETRMFVTKIPYFQEVIVMASTCDDCGYRNSELKPGGAIPKMGKKIILSVRNIADLSRDVIKSDTAGVKIPELDLELAGGTLGGMVTTVEGLVTQIKESLARVHGFTFGDSLDESKKNKWREFGSRLTKLLSLEEPWTLILDDELANSFISPVTDDIKDDHQLTYEEYERSWEQNEELGLNDIDTSSADAAYESTETTKLP